Proteins found in one Rutidosis leptorrhynchoides isolate AG116_Rl617_1_P2 unplaced genomic scaffold, CSIRO_AGI_Rlap_v1 contig429, whole genome shotgun sequence genomic segment:
- the LOC139883628 gene encoding methyl-CpG-binding domain-containing protein 2-like, whose product MEMQSPFGNASDQLNMEESCFSSTSSEKQAVDASKQLVLYEPVANSTPPSLPRAGLPPIGAFAVQCANCYKWRLMPTVEKYEEIREHILERPFYCKTAQQWRPDLECEDPTDISQDGSRIWAIDKPSIAQTPAGWNRSLRIRSQGSSRFADVYYEAPTGKRFRSMVEVQKFLMEHPEYLKDGVTLSQFSFQTPRPLEKDYLKKRPSRATASNDSVRHLESVDDGPYNSLDLQLVGDFDNVEDDLAGPPRKKQA is encoded by the exons ATGGAGATGCAATCGCCGTTCGGAAATGCTTCCGATCAATTGAACATGGAAGAAAGTTGCTTCAGTAGTACAAGTTCTGAGAAACAAGCTGTCGATGCTTCCAAGCAATTGGTTTTATACGAGCCTGTAGCTAACTCTACTCCACCATCTCTACCTCGTGCAGGCCTGCCGCCAATTGGCGCTTTCGCTGTCCAATGTGCCAATTGCTACAAATGGAGACTCATGCCAACAGTAGAAAAGTATGAAGAGATACGTGAGCATATCCTTGAACGCCCTTTCTACTGTAAGACAGCTCAGCAGTGGCGCCCGGATTTGGAATGTGAGGACCCCACCGACATCTCTCAAGATGGAAGCCGGATATGGGCTATTGATAAGCCTAGTATCGCTCAGACCCCTGCCGGATGGAACCGGAGTCTACGGATTAGAAGCCAAGGAAGTTCGAGGTTTGCGGACGT GTACTATGAAGCTCCAACAGGGAAGAGGTTTCGGTCAATGGTCGAGGTTCAAAA GTTCTTGATGGAGCATCCTGAGTATCTAAAAGATGGGGTTACATTGTCGCAATTTTCGTTTCAAACTCCAAGGCCTCTGGAGAAAGACTACCTGAAAAAGCGCCCTTCCCGAGCGACTGCTTCAAATGACAGTGTTCGACATCTCGAATCCGTTGATGATG GTCCTTATAATTCTCTAGACTTGCAGCTCGTTGGAGATTTTGACAA